In Paramisgurnus dabryanus chromosome 7, PD_genome_1.1, whole genome shotgun sequence, the following are encoded in one genomic region:
- the ddx3xb gene encoding DEAD-box helicase 3 X-linked b isoform X1: MSHVAVDNVHGLDQQLAVLDLNSPDVQGVNGRRYIPPHLRNKETSKNDSPGGWDNGRSNGFVNGYHDGRDNRMNGGSSFGGRGPMRSDRGGRGSYRGKPSGSYNPIQPMQNEGFGYENKDGGGWNAPKDNAYNSFGGRSDRGKSSFFNDRGSSSRGRYERGGFGGGGNSRWVEDSRDEEDWSKPLPPNERLEHELFSASNTGINFEKYDDIPVEATGHNSPPHIESFHDVEMGEIIMGNIALSRYTRPTPVQKYAIPIIKSKRDLMACAQTGSGKTAAFLLPVLSQIYTEGPGDALQAMKNSAQENGKYGRRKQYPISLVLAPTRELALQIYDEARKVAYRSHVRPCVVYGGADIGQQIRDLERGCHLLVATPGRLVDMMERGKIGLDYCNYLVLDEADRMLDMGFEPQIRRIVEQDTMPPKGLRQTMMFSATFPKEIQILARDFLEDYIFLAVGRVGSTSENITQKVVWVEENDKRSFLLDLLNATVIPNEGQDNTGENVEKPGKESLTLVFVETKKGADALEDFLYREGYACTSIHGDRSQRDREEALHQFRSGRCPILVATAVAARGLDISNVKHVINFDLPSDIEEYVHRIGRTGRVGNLGLATSFFNDKNGNITKDLLDILVEAKQEVPSWLESLAYEHQHKSSTRGRSKRFSGGFGARDYRQTTSNTSSGGFGIRGGRNSGGHSGGNRGFGGGGFGNFYNSDGYGGNYSQVDWWGN; encoded by the exons ATGAGTCATGTGGCCGTCGACAATGTACACGGTCTAGATCAGCAG CTCGCTGTGCTAGACTTAAACTCCCCTGATGTTCAAGGTGTCAATGGAA GACGCTACATTCCACCTCATTTAAGGAACAAAGAAACTTCTAAAAATG ATTCACCCGGAGGATGGGATAATGGACGCAGCAATGGATTTGTGAATGGTTACCATGATGGGCGTGACAATCGCATGAATGGTGGCAGCAGTTTTGGGGGACGTGGTCCCATGCGCAGTGACCGTGGAGGAAGGGGCAGCTACAGAGGAAAACCAAGTGGCTCCTACAATCCTATCCAGCCAATGCAGAATGAAG GATTTGGGTACGAGAACAAAGATGGCGGTGGATGGAATGCTCCAAAAGACAATGCCTACAACAGCTTTGGAGGACGCTCTGACCGAGGAAAGTCTTCCTTCTTTAATGATCGAGGGTCTTCGTCCAGAGGAAG GTATGAGCGTGGAGGGTTTGGCGGCGGTGGCAATAGCAGATGGGTGGAGGACTCCAGGGATGAAGAAGACTGGTCCAAACCATTGCCCCCCAATGAGCGCCTTGAACA TGAGCTCTTTTCTGCAAGCAACACTGGGATTAACTTTGAAAAATATGACGACATTCCTGTTGAAGCCACAGGCCACAACTCTCCTCCACATATTGAAAGT TTCCATGATGTAGAGATGGGAGAAATCATTATGGGAAATATAGCACTGAGTCGCTACACGCGCCCAACTCCTGTCCAGAAGTACGCTATTCCAATCATCAAGTCTAAGCGAGACCTGATGGCGTGCGCGCAGACCG GCTCTGGTAAAACTGCAGCGTTTCTGTTGCCGGTGCTGAGTCAAATATACACAGAAGGGCCAGGAGATGCGCTGCAGGCAATGAAGAACAGTGCCCAG GAAAATGGGAAGTATGGTCGTCGTAAGCAGTACCCAATTTCACTGGTTCTTGCTCCAACAAGAGAACTTGCCCTCCAGATCTATGATGAGGCCAGGAAG GTTGCCTACCGTTCTCATGTACGTCCTTGTGTGGTGTATGGAGGGGCAGATATCGGTCAGCAGATTCGTGATCTGGAGAGAGGCTGTCATCTGCTGGTGGCCACACCTGGTCGTTTAGTGGATATGATGGAGAGGGGCAAAATTGGCCTGGACTATTGCAA TTACTTGGTGCTGGACGAAGCAGACAGAATGTTGGACATGGGTTTTGAGCCACAGATTCGCCGTATCGTCGAGCAGGACACCATGCCTCCCAAAGGGCTACGACAGACCATGATGTTCAGTGCCACCTTTCCAAAGGAGATCCAG ATCTTGGCTCGTGACTTCCTGGAGGATTACATTTTCCTGGCTGTGGGAAGAGTCGGTTCCACCTCTGAGAATATCACCCAGAAAGTGGTGTGGGTTGAAGAAAACGACAAGAGGTCCTTCCTGCTGGACCTGCTTAATGCTACAG TCATTCCCAATGAGGGTCAAGACAATACGGGGGAGAACGTAGAAAAACCTG GAAAAGAATCTCTGACTTTGGTGTTTGTTGAAACCAAGAAGGGAGCTGACGCTCTGGAGGACTTCCTGTACCGTGAAGGCTATGCCTGTACGAGTATCCATGGTGATCGTTCCCAGAGAGACCGCGAGGAAGCGCTCCACCAGTTTCGTTCTGGTCGATGCCCTATATTGGTCGCCACTGCT GTGGCTGCTCGTGGTCTGGACATCTCTAATGTAAAACACGTAATTAATTTTGACCTTCCTAGCGATATCGAGGAGTATGTTCACCGTATTGGACGTACTGGTCGTGTGGGCAACCTAG GTCTTGCCACGTCGTTCTTTAATGATAAGAACGGCAACATCACCAAGGACCTGCTGGACATCTTGGTGGAGGCCAAACAAGAGGTACCGTCCTGGCTGGAGAGCCTGGCCTACGAGCATCAGCATAAGAGCAGCACCCGTGGACGATCCAAAAG GTTCTCTGGTGGTTTTGGTGCCAGGGACTACCGTCAGACCACCAGCAATACCAGCAGCGGAGGCTTCGGAATTCGCGGTGGCCGTAACTCAGGGGGTCACAGTGGTGGAAACCGTGGATTTGGTGGTG GTGGCTTTGGCAATTTCTACAACAGTGATGGGTATGGAGGAAACTACTCGCAGGTGGACTGGTGGGGAAACTAA
- the ddx3xb gene encoding DEAD-box helicase 3 X-linked b isoform X2 yields MSHVAVDNVHGLDQQLAVLDLNSPDVQGVNGRRYIPPHLRNKETSKNDSPGGWDNGRSNGFVNGYHDGRDNRMNGGSSFGGRGPMRSDRGGRGSYRGKPSGSYNPIQPMQNEGFGYENKDGGGWNAPKDNAYNSFGGRSDRGKSSFFNDRGSSSRGRYERGGFGGGGNSRWVEDSRDEEDWSKPLPPNERLEHELFSASNTGINFEKYDDIPVEATGHNSPPHIESFHDVEMGEIIMGNIALSRYTRPTPVQKYAIPIIKSKRDLMACAQTGSGKTAAFLLPVLSQIYTEGPGDALQAMKNSAQENGKYGRRKQYPISLVLAPTRELALQIYDEARKVAYRSHVRPCVVYGGADIGQQIRDLERGCHLLVATPGRLVDMMERGKIGLDYCNYLVLDEADRMLDMGFEPQIRRIVEQDTMPPKGLRQTMMFSATFPKEIQILARDFLEDYIFLAVGRVGSTSENITQKVVWVEENDKRSFLLDLLNATGKESLTLVFVETKKGADALEDFLYREGYACTSIHGDRSQRDREEALHQFRSGRCPILVATAVAARGLDISNVKHVINFDLPSDIEEYVHRIGRTGRVGNLGLATSFFNDKNGNITKDLLDILVEAKQEVPSWLESLAYEHQHKSSTRGRSKRFSGGFGARDYRQTTSNTSSGGFGIRGGRNSGGHSGGNRGFGGGGFGNFYNSDGYGGNYSQVDWWGN; encoded by the exons ATGAGTCATGTGGCCGTCGACAATGTACACGGTCTAGATCAGCAG CTCGCTGTGCTAGACTTAAACTCCCCTGATGTTCAAGGTGTCAATGGAA GACGCTACATTCCACCTCATTTAAGGAACAAAGAAACTTCTAAAAATG ATTCACCCGGAGGATGGGATAATGGACGCAGCAATGGATTTGTGAATGGTTACCATGATGGGCGTGACAATCGCATGAATGGTGGCAGCAGTTTTGGGGGACGTGGTCCCATGCGCAGTGACCGTGGAGGAAGGGGCAGCTACAGAGGAAAACCAAGTGGCTCCTACAATCCTATCCAGCCAATGCAGAATGAAG GATTTGGGTACGAGAACAAAGATGGCGGTGGATGGAATGCTCCAAAAGACAATGCCTACAACAGCTTTGGAGGACGCTCTGACCGAGGAAAGTCTTCCTTCTTTAATGATCGAGGGTCTTCGTCCAGAGGAAG GTATGAGCGTGGAGGGTTTGGCGGCGGTGGCAATAGCAGATGGGTGGAGGACTCCAGGGATGAAGAAGACTGGTCCAAACCATTGCCCCCCAATGAGCGCCTTGAACA TGAGCTCTTTTCTGCAAGCAACACTGGGATTAACTTTGAAAAATATGACGACATTCCTGTTGAAGCCACAGGCCACAACTCTCCTCCACATATTGAAAGT TTCCATGATGTAGAGATGGGAGAAATCATTATGGGAAATATAGCACTGAGTCGCTACACGCGCCCAACTCCTGTCCAGAAGTACGCTATTCCAATCATCAAGTCTAAGCGAGACCTGATGGCGTGCGCGCAGACCG GCTCTGGTAAAACTGCAGCGTTTCTGTTGCCGGTGCTGAGTCAAATATACACAGAAGGGCCAGGAGATGCGCTGCAGGCAATGAAGAACAGTGCCCAG GAAAATGGGAAGTATGGTCGTCGTAAGCAGTACCCAATTTCACTGGTTCTTGCTCCAACAAGAGAACTTGCCCTCCAGATCTATGATGAGGCCAGGAAG GTTGCCTACCGTTCTCATGTACGTCCTTGTGTGGTGTATGGAGGGGCAGATATCGGTCAGCAGATTCGTGATCTGGAGAGAGGCTGTCATCTGCTGGTGGCCACACCTGGTCGTTTAGTGGATATGATGGAGAGGGGCAAAATTGGCCTGGACTATTGCAA TTACTTGGTGCTGGACGAAGCAGACAGAATGTTGGACATGGGTTTTGAGCCACAGATTCGCCGTATCGTCGAGCAGGACACCATGCCTCCCAAAGGGCTACGACAGACCATGATGTTCAGTGCCACCTTTCCAAAGGAGATCCAG ATCTTGGCTCGTGACTTCCTGGAGGATTACATTTTCCTGGCTGTGGGAAGAGTCGGTTCCACCTCTGAGAATATCACCCAGAAAGTGGTGTGGGTTGAAGAAAACGACAAGAGGTCCTTCCTGCTGGACCTGCTTAATGCTACAG GAAAAGAATCTCTGACTTTGGTGTTTGTTGAAACCAAGAAGGGAGCTGACGCTCTGGAGGACTTCCTGTACCGTGAAGGCTATGCCTGTACGAGTATCCATGGTGATCGTTCCCAGAGAGACCGCGAGGAAGCGCTCCACCAGTTTCGTTCTGGTCGATGCCCTATATTGGTCGCCACTGCT GTGGCTGCTCGTGGTCTGGACATCTCTAATGTAAAACACGTAATTAATTTTGACCTTCCTAGCGATATCGAGGAGTATGTTCACCGTATTGGACGTACTGGTCGTGTGGGCAACCTAG GTCTTGCCACGTCGTTCTTTAATGATAAGAACGGCAACATCACCAAGGACCTGCTGGACATCTTGGTGGAGGCCAAACAAGAGGTACCGTCCTGGCTGGAGAGCCTGGCCTACGAGCATCAGCATAAGAGCAGCACCCGTGGACGATCCAAAAG GTTCTCTGGTGGTTTTGGTGCCAGGGACTACCGTCAGACCACCAGCAATACCAGCAGCGGAGGCTTCGGAATTCGCGGTGGCCGTAACTCAGGGGGTCACAGTGGTGGAAACCGTGGATTTGGTGGTG GTGGCTTTGGCAATTTCTACAACAGTGATGGGTATGGAGGAAACTACTCGCAGGTGGACTGGTGGGGAAACTAA